The segment TGGTGTCGCACGCATCGCGCTCCTGGTTGATCAGGGTGATCAGACCGTACTTGACTTGCAGATGCATCTTCGAGCCCTGGCCGACCTCTTCCTTGAAGTCGCCGGATGCCTTGATCGAGAGCTTCTCGCCGCTGGAACAACGTCAGTTGGTGGTTTTTCAGGCAAGAGCGATCGCCTCTCAAGACGTAGCACGACGTGGCACCGTATGCGCAGTCTTTCAAGAGGCGTGGCTGGGGCAGACGCACGGCTTGGGTGGGTTGGGGTCCAGGTCGACCTTCTCGATCTGGAGGATGTAGTCCGCGGGGTCTGCGCAGAAGTACAGCGGGTTGTCGCCGGGCACCTTGTAATCCTCCTTCACAGTGACCTGGTTGGGGACCCAAGAGGCGCCCATAGAGGGAACAGCCGAAACGCTGACAGCGCTGAGGCCGGCGAGGAGAAGCGTGGTGAGCTGCATTGTGGATAATATGCGCAATGTCTTTGAGTTTCGTGGAGATGCGCAGTGTATgcgcagtgcagtgcaggcAAAGGCGGTGGAGACCTGGAGGGCGGTTATCGTGGTTGACTGGGTGaggctggggctggggcgCAATGGGCAAGGAGCGCTGAGCGGCCCCTGCCACTGCGTCATCGGTCATCTGCGTGGGCTAGATCGCTAGCCGAATCTGGGGTTGACGTTTGCCCTTCGTCTTATGGTGCCTGAGTACTGGGCTGTCCATGTCACGAGGAATTCTGGCAGTCTCCTGGAATACCTCGAGATGGAAACAAGGTATTTCGACGATCAAGGCCGGCGCACATTCTGTATCGACTCCAGGCTGGGGCCACACTTCTCCTGGCCCTACGCCCGATCGGGACTTCTCTCTGATAATGCAACCAGGTGAATGATCATGGGGAAGAGACGAAACTTATCGATTTATGTTTTGGAAGCCAAAGTACCTTGAGTTGCTGTATCACTCCGTTGCAATGCAGACATCTGAACAAGATGTAAATCTGTGCACGTAACATTGATCTCGAGACCGAAGCTGCGCAGACGGCAGACTCCTGAATATCTCCCTGTCCTGATCAGAGTCAGATACTATAACCTTACCTCGGTCTCTACAGCTCGCGAATTTGCTTTAAATACCAGTGTAAGCGAATTTTGCCATGCTCTAATGTAAAACGAGGCAGATTGAACAGTCTCAGGCCTTAACTGCTTACTCGTTATCGACGTGGTACGAGAGCTGCACCTGTCTCGCAGTAGTTCCGAGAGGCATTGCAAAGTGTAATCAAGGCTGAATACGGGGAACGCAGGGACACTGCATGATAATAATACGAAACTGTCGCTGCACCCACAGTCGGTTTAGGAACAGACGTCTTGCGTCACTAAGGTATTGCCATTTTTATAACGTGTGCTTGCACGGTACGAAAGGTTGGGCTGATGTACCACGGTAAACAATGCTCTCCATCAAGACCAGACACTGTGACAATTACAAGTCTTCATTTTTGGTCAACACTCCCCCCTCAAATCCTTCGCGTGACCGAAACTGATTTGCACAGCTAATTGTGCATCTGCAAGTACTAACACAGAGTCTCCGGATCTCGCTACAGTTTTCCTAGAAACGCACTGCGGCTGAAAGGGCCAAACGCTCACAACCAATAGGAGCTACGGCATACCGTCTCTACTCGAGGATCTGCGCTATTGAAATACGGCACGCCTACCAAATGTCAAAGAAGCGGAACCTTGACAAACCGTTGCAAAGCGGAGATGATCCCGGTGAACGCATGTAGGACGCATGATCTTTCGTTCGTATCTCGCATTCGCAGACCAGACCTCATTCTTAAACATGTCCAGTCAGCAGCCATAAAACATTACATTCTTCGTTTGTACAACACAATGCAAGCTGGGGTAACGCTGAGCTGACATGATTGTGTGAGCCGCTGTGGCTGATTTTGCGGGGGAGCTTGTTCTGTTCTCTGCTGTGTCACCCTCATGGCCCTCCTCCATGCTGTGAACACTCGTCTACCCATCTACGGGTTTGAGGTGTGTCGTCAAATTGGCTGCAACTTTCCTTTCGGAGCTGAAGGAACATGCATCTGACAAGGTCTACGGTGGTGTGAGCAGGACGTCTCTCTGCTATCTTGGGTAACACCGAGACTGCCATATGCAGCACTTCGCTTCCTACAACTCGAGTGGGCATTAGATGCATCAAAGTGAATCCATTTCGAAACCTTGAAGCGAACGATGCTATGGGCATGACCAGACAATAGCTCGTTGATAGGTCCGTGACGTGGGGCAAGCTGCATGGAGTTCACAGTTCTGAATTACACAAGCTTCCGAAGTGCAGACCCTCTGTTCTTGCGCTGCGATGTACGAGGTTCAGAGGACTATACCCTTGGGTCAGTTTAGTGTGACCTACAAGGAAGACAAGGCGCAATAAGCATCGCAAAAGTGTATATAAACGGCTCTGAGCCCTCGACTTCAGAAACCACTGCAAGCATCACTTCTCATAGTTCAGAGGCATCATAAGCACAGTGTGACAATTCCGCACCTCTCGCTTCTCAATACTGACTGCCATGTAGACCAAGTCAACACCATCAGCAAAATGCAGCTCCAATCCATCCTTACCATCTTCGCCCTCACCCTCTCAACCACCAGCACCGCCATCCCCGCCCCAGCTCCAGAGGCCATCACCGCGCCTGAGAAAACACTCGAAGCGCGCGTCACGCAGCTGAAATGGAACGCCAAAAAGGACGGCGACATTTGCAGCCGCTCGTGGAGCGGAGTCTGCTACGAACACTGCGTCACCGAGGGTACGGCACCGGCCAAGAACTGTATCAGGAGCACCATCACCAGTGCCATTGATGGCGCGGGCTGTGGGTGGCTTAGTGGTAAGAGCAAGTGCAAGTGTGTGTGTAATAAGCCGTGAGGAAGAGGGCTGTGTTGGAATTGAGCGTATGGATCTCAGGTTATTTTTGTGGGAGTGAGGGGGGATTAGAGTGTAGTTTGAGGATTCGAACTCGTTGATTGTTGATCTCTTTGGTTGTGGCCAGATCTATGAACAGCTTGCAGGTAAATTTATCAGTGTGATGTTTATATCAAGCTCATGACCAACTTCCCTACTGAGCAACACCACTTCACTGCGTCTACGTTCCCCAGCTAGCCCTGCATCGGTCAATCGAACTATCTGTATTACGCTGCGAGACCACATCTAGATTTTGATTAGCTTGTCTGGTCGATGTCCAGATTCTGAAGACATTGAGGTTGTTAACTGGATTTCGGTTGCCGAGAAGATTAGTACTCAAAAGGTATGGTGAACGCATGGCTGTCTTGCAGTAACAGAGCTTCGGTTGAGACATATACAGGTGAATTAAATGGTAGTGAACGCTATGAGAATTCCGCTTGAAAACTCATGCGCATGGGGGAACTGACCGTACTGGATCTAATGTCAGGCCTGATGTTCGACATCAACCTTTTGTAGATTTCCAGAGTCCAAACCCGCTGCGCTGTCAACAGCACCAGACTCGGTACTGGTGACACCACGCGTAATGTCTCGTCCTGCAATCCCGTCTGCCTGACGATAGCACAACCGCAGGAGGTCATCTGCCAAGTCGTCTCTTCAGAATTCAAAACACATGCCGAGGACCAAGTTTGCAGAACTCCAGCCCGTGTCTTTTGAGCCTCAGGTTCACCAACACACGGTCTACCAGAAATTTGGAAAGGACCGAACGATCAAAAGACGAAGCACATCAGGCCACTGACAATCGAAAGAGGGCATCTGGAAGCCTGGAAGGACTTTGGTGAGTAATGGGTTCATGTCTGAGCGCACAGACTACAGGTATTGAAGCAAATTCAAACTAAGAAGCTGACAACTATCAGTAAGCTCATACCTAGGAGCTCGTCATGCTGAGATGTCCATCGCAATTAAAGTTGCCTCCTGTCTGATAGTTACACAAACTGGGCACGCCTCCACCTTGAATGTCGACATCCTTGATGAAAATGTTCTTGCAGCTGCCCGGACCGCAGAGGATGTAGTAGTTCCTGCCCTTCTTTGTCGCGGTACCTGTAACGTTCTTGATGGTGATGTCGGAGATAATAACCCCAGCAGTCGGGTGACCCGTGGGACCTCCGTTGAGGTAGTCTTGCTGGATGTCGATGCCGTAGATGGAGATGTTCTCAACGCGAATGTTCTCGAACACGATGTTGTTAATCCAGCCAGTGGTGTTCTCATTGGTCTTGATGCGGGCACCATTCTCAGCATTGAGAACAACGGAGTTTCTGAAGACAATGTTGGTGACATTGTTGTTGGACTTGCCGCCCACCGAGCCGATGGATAGTCCGTGGCTGCCGTTGCAGTGCATGTTGTCGACGATGATATTGTTACCACTGGTGATGGCTACACAGTCGTCTTGGTTGATAACTACACTGTCGCGGACCTTCGTGTCGTTGGTTGAGGATATATCGAAACCATCACTGTTGTGCGAGGCTGGCAGGCCGTTAGAACGAGCGTTGGGAGCATATCCAGCACTATTGTTGAGAGTAATGTGGTAGACGTCAAGGCCAGCGCTGTTGCTGATGGCAAAGCAGTGCACCGGGTAGTTTTGAATGTAGATGTCGTGCACTGAACTAGATCCAAGAACCTTGTTGAGTTCGATGAAATGGTTGGGTCTGGGAAATGTTAGCATATGCAGTGATGTTTTCAAGCGAACTCGCGATGGCTTACTTGGCAATGCCACCATTGCTACCCAGACCATCCCACCATGATTGACCATTGCCATCAAGGACAGCGCCATTAGCGGCAGTGATCTCAATATTTGTGCCTCCAACCTTGATGAACGGGTAGTTGGCATCAAAGTATTCCCAAAATGTAGTACCCTTGAAGGTGACTTTGGTACCTTTCTTTAGCTTCGAGAGATCGATGGTTGAGTTTCCAGGAACGGTGATGCCGTCGAGAGTGATGGCAGTGCAAGCCGCGATAGCAGCCGGGATAGCTGAGTAAGCGGTCACGTGGCATGGGGCGGCAGTAGCTGTAGGCTTGGCGGGACGCTCCTTTATGTAGGTGGACTGCCCAACAGTGGCGAGTGCCAGCAGCACTGAAAGACCTTAGGGTGGAGTTAGTTCACACAATTGTCGTCTCTTGACGAGACCGCTTCATACCAATTGTTTGCATCTTGAGGTTTAGATATCTGGTGTCCGGGCAAAAGAACAGAGAAAAACAGTCGATGCTTGGCTTTCTCAATCTTACAGGTGACTGACAGTTCGTCTGGATTTTATACGCATACCGAGCAATAAATTAGCTTTAAGCCCTTCCACGAAAGGCCTATGTGAGCGCCGAACCCTCCGCCAATCTGGCCCAGAGATCTAAGCACTCCAAGCAAAATAGCTAAGAGTAGTCAAGCCCCGCCAAGGAAACATCAAGATTTTAATTACGACACGACGCCTGGAGTGCGGAAATTGGCAATTATCCGAAGGAACGATCCTTCTTCTACCGGGGTGCTGGACACTCGAGGTACCTTCGACCAACAGTCCGTCTGCGATAGGAACTGGGGTGGTGCACTGCTCATAAGAGCGCGTGTATATCGTTGTCTGAAGCATCAGGGGCAAATGCGTTTACTGGGCTTGATTTGGGGGGCCGCAACGAGTTGTGTGGAGAAATAGGGAAGACTGTCAGAACTGGAGGGT is part of the Ascochyta rabiei chromosome 21, complete sequence genome and harbors:
- a CDS encoding Endo-polygalacturonase encodes the protein MQTIGLSVLLALATVGQSTYIKERPAKPTATAAPCHVTAYSAIPAAIAACTAITLDGITVPGNSTIDLSKLKKGTKVTFKGTTFWEYFDANYPFIKVGGTNIEITAANGAVLDGNGQSWWDGLGSNGGIAKPNHFIELNKVLGSSSVHDIYIQNYPVHCFAISNSAGLDVYHITLNNSAGYAPNARSNGLPASHNSDGFDISSTNDTKVRDSVVINQDDCVAITSGNNIIVDNMHCNGSHGLSIGSVGGKSNNNVTNIVFRNSVVLNAENGARIKTNENTTGWINNIVFENIRVENISIYGIDIQQDYLNGGPTGHPTAGVIISDITIKNVTGTATKKGRNYYILCGPGSCKNIFIKDVDIQGGGVPSLCNYQTGGNFNCDGHLSMTSS